The nucleotide window AAGTTAGGACATTTACTACATTTTTAATCCAAATTAAACGGGCTAATTGGAGGAATAGAACATGAACAGAATTTTCGAAGGTAATTTAGTAGGAACAGGTCTTAAAGTTGGAATCGTAGTAGGGCGTTTCAATGAATTCATCACAAGCAAACTTCTGGGCGGCGCACAGGACGCATTGAAAAGACATGGTGTCGAAGAAGGCAATGTCGATGTAGCATGGGTACCGGGTGCCTTCGAAATCCCATTGGTTGCGCAAAAAATGGCGAAAAGCAATAAATATGACGCGGTCATCACATTAGGAACAGTCATTCGCGGTTCCACTCCACACTTCGATTATGTCTCGAATGAAACAGCAAAAGGTGTATCAGCCGCAGCGATGAATTCAGGGGTCCCTGTCATCTTCGGAGTTCTGACAACCGATACTATTGAACAGGCAATCGAACGTGCTGGCACAAAAGCCGGCAACAAAGGCTGGGACGCTGCAATGTCCGCGATTGAAATGGCTAATCTGATGAAAAATATTGAAATGTAATATTCTTACGAAGCTGCAGGCAAATTAGCCTGCAGTCATTTTTTGAGTGGGCAATCCTCCTCCGTATAGCCCCCTCGATTTCCTCTATGAAAAGGAGGACTTAGACATTCCCCTTTTAACGCAAAAATCTTCCCCGAATTTTAAAACCCTCGCCGCAGTTTGTTAATAA belongs to Mesobacillus subterraneus and includes:
- the ribH gene encoding 6,7-dimethyl-8-ribityllumazine synthase, encoding MNRIFEGNLVGTGLKVGIVVGRFNEFITSKLLGGAQDALKRHGVEEGNVDVAWVPGAFEIPLVAQKMAKSNKYDAVITLGTVIRGSTPHFDYVSNETAKGVSAAAMNSGVPVIFGVLTTDTIEQAIERAGTKAGNKGWDAAMSAIEMANLMKNIEM